In a single window of the Hirundo rustica isolate bHirRus1 chromosome 7, bHirRus1.pri.v3, whole genome shotgun sequence genome:
- the MFSD6 gene encoding major facilitator superfamily domain-containing protein 6 isoform X1 — MATDDKVAILTDDEEEQKRKYVLADPFNGVSKDQDLPPNNESPSTETTTVLDEELDWLEKHCVKINNDLLISKVFYFFFYSAYGSLYPLLPVYYKQLGMTPSQSGLLVGIRYFIEFCSAPFWGVVADRFKKGKIVLLFSLLCWVLFNLGIGFVRPATLRCVPKGLPPAHPTNSSSLLTTIPQNASMSSPLTTVSAASPKVRARRDLVASSPVTSETTGTPNPDTTFLVPTQSNDEDFTLENSTHLILKSSTPSPASSGNATPSTTPASISTKPMPSDQAVLVYDQQEVEAIFLLILLVVIIGEFFSASSVTIVDTITLQYLGKHRDRYGLQRMWGSLGWGLAMLSVGIGIDYTHTEVTVEGQGCKAPEYKNYRIVFIVFGVLMTMALIVATQFRFHYAHFKQDENKRKEVEISQVDRNASNESSDNTPTSMSQSHSFSFWDLIKLLCSVQYGSVLFVAWFMGFGYGFVFTFLYWHLEDLNGTTTLFGVCSVLSHVSELTAYFFSHKLIELVGHIRVLYIGLACNTARYIYISYLENAWTVLPMEVLQGVTHAAIWAACISYLSAAVPPELRTSAQGILQGLHLGLGRGCGAMVGGVLVNYFGPAATFRGIGMACLVILLLFALIQWMLVPDEEEEKTMLAERIPVPSSPVPIATIDLVQQQSEDIMPRTEPRLPPKKTKHQEEQEDVNKPAWGISSSPWVTLAYAVYQIKEMVKLSKTNPAPENQPLQKTNENCSASSASSARQPQNPTDSEQSRNCSAPTPTAPSESQADGKRVVSDRDAQPAAAGP, encoded by the exons ATGGCAACTGATGATAAGGTGGCCATTCTAACCGACGATGAAgaagaacagaagagaaagtaTGTGCTTGCTGATCCTTTCAATGGCGTTTCCAAGGATCAAGACTTGCCACCCAATAATGAATCCCCTTCGACAGAGACAACCACTGTCCTAGATGAAGAGCTGGATTGGTTAGAAAAGCACTGTGTCAAAATAAACAACGATCTtctgatctcaaaggtcttctattttttcttctattctgCGTATGGCTCTCTCTACCCCTTGCTGCCCGTGTACTACAAGCAGCTGGGTATGACACCCAGCCAGAGCGGACTTCTGGTGGGCATCAGGTACTTTATTGAGTTTTGCAGTGCTCCCTTCTGGGGAGTGGTGGCAGATCGCTTCAAGAAAGGCAAGATCGTCCTCCTGTTTTCGCTTTTatgctgggttttgtttaaCCTGGGCATTGGATTTGTGAGACCAGCCACCTTAAGGTGTGTACCAAAGGGCCttcccccagcacatcccaccaacTCAAGCAGCCTTTTAACAACAATTCCGCAAAACGCCTCCATGTCTTCTCCACTTACCACAGTGAGTGCTGCGTCCCCGAAAGTTCGTGCGAGGAGGGACCTAGTTGCTTCCAGTCCGGTCACTTCGGAAACAACAGGGACACCTAATCCTGATACAACATTCTTGGTACCTACACAGAGCAACGATGAGGATTTTACCTTGGAAAACAGTACCCATTTGATTTTGAAAAGCTCCACCCCTAGCCCAGCCTCATCAGGGAACGCAACGCCGAGCACCACCCCAGCTTCCATCAGCACAAAGCCAATGCCTTCTGACCAAGCTGTGCTCGTTTATGATCAACAAGAAGTAGAGGCTATCTTTCTACTCATTCTGCTGGTTGTGATAATAGGAGAATTTTTCAGTGCTTCCTCTGTTACCATTGTGGACACCATAACTCTGCAGTACCTCGGCAAACACAGGGACCGCTATGGATTGCAGCGTATGTGGGGGtctctgggctgggggctggccATGCTCTCCGTGGGAATTGGCATTGACTATACTCACACAGAAGTTACCGTTGAAGGTCAAGGATGTAAAGCTCCAGAGTACAAGAACTACAGGATCGTTTTCATTGTTTTTGGTGTCCTCATGACAATGGCATTAATTGTGGCCACCCAGTTTCGATTTCACTACGCGCACTTCAAGCAAgatgaaaataagagaaaggAGGTAGAGATCTCACAGGTGGACAGAAATGCCTCCAATGAATCTTCAGATAACACTCCTACCAGTATGAGCCAGTCGCATTCTTTCAGTTTTTGGGACCTAATTAAACTGCTGTGCAGTGTCCAGTATGGCTCCGTGCTCTTTGTGGCCTGGTTCATGGGGTTTGGATATGGCTTTGTGTTCACCTTTCTGTACTGGCACTTGGAAGACCTGAATGGCACCACCACTCTCTTTGGAGTTTGTTCTGTGCTCAGTCATGTGTCTGAGCTGACTGCCTATTTCTTCAGCCACAAACTCATTGAATTGGTTGGTCACATCAG aGTGCTCTACATTGGCCTTGCCTGTAATACAGCACGATACATTTACATCTCATATCTGGAAAATGCCTGGACTGTTCTTCCGATGGAAGTGCTTCAAG GTGTCACACACGCAGCAATCTGGGCAGCCTGCATCTCGTACCTGAGCGCAGCGGTGCCTCCGGAGCTGAGAACGTCGGCACAGGGAATACTGCAGGGGCTccacctggggctgggcaggggatgCGGAGCCATGGTTGGAGGGGTTTTGGTCAATTACTTCG GTCCTGCTGCCACATTCAGAGGAATAGGAATGGCTTGTTTAGTGATTCTGCTTCTGTTTGCACTGATCCAGTGGATGTTGGTTCCTGATGAAGAAGAAG AAAAGACAATGCTGGCGGAAAGGATTCCAGTGCCTTCCAGTCCTGTTCCCATAGCAACTATTGACCTTGTGCAACAGCAGTCGGAAGATATCATGCCTCGGACTGAGCCCAGACTGCCTCCAAAGAAAACTAAACACCAAGAAGAGCAAGAGGATGTGAACAAGCCTGCCTGGGGCATCAGTTCTTCTCCGTGGGTCACCTTAGCTTATGCTGTCTACCAGATAAAAGAGATGGTTAAACTATCCAAAACCAACCCAGCTCCTGAGAATCAGCCTTTACAG
- the MFSD6 gene encoding major facilitator superfamily domain-containing protein 6 isoform X3: MATDDKVAILTDDEEEQKRKYVLADPFNGVSKDQDLPPNNESPSTETTTVLDEELDWLEKHCVKINNDLLISKVFYFFFYSAYGSLYPLLPVYYKQLGMTPSQSGLLVGIRYFIEFCSAPFWGVVADRFKKGKIVLLFSLLCWVLFNLGIGFVRPATLRCVPKGLPPAHPTNSSSLLTTIPQNASMSSPLTTVSAASPKVRARRDLVASSPVTSETTGTPNPDTTFLVPTQSNDEDFTLENSTHLILKSSTPSPASSGNATPSTTPASISTKPMPSDQAVLVYDQQEVEAIFLLILLVVIIGEFFSASSVTIVDTITLQYLGKHRDRYGLQRMWGSLGWGLAMLSVGIGIDYTHTEVTVEGQGCKAPEYKNYRIVFIVFGVLMTMALIVATQFRFHYAHFKQDENKRKEVEISQVDRNASNESSDNTPTSMSQSHSFSFWDLIKLLCSVQYGSVLFVAWFMGFGYGFVFTFLYWHLEDLNGTTTLFGVCSVLSHVSELTAYFFSHKLIELVGHIRVLYIGLACNTARYIYISYLENAWTVLPMEVLQGVTHAAIWAACISYLSAAVPPELRTSAQGILQGLHLGLGRGCGAMVGGVLVNYFGPAATFRGIGMACLVILLLFALIQWMLVPDEEEEKTMLAERIPVPSSPVPIATIDLVQQQSEDIMPRTEPRLPPKKTKHQEEQEDVNKPAWGISSSPWVTLAYAVYQIKEMVKLSKTNPAPENQPLQLGKEMEENQ, encoded by the exons ATGGCAACTGATGATAAGGTGGCCATTCTAACCGACGATGAAgaagaacagaagagaaagtaTGTGCTTGCTGATCCTTTCAATGGCGTTTCCAAGGATCAAGACTTGCCACCCAATAATGAATCCCCTTCGACAGAGACAACCACTGTCCTAGATGAAGAGCTGGATTGGTTAGAAAAGCACTGTGTCAAAATAAACAACGATCTtctgatctcaaaggtcttctattttttcttctattctgCGTATGGCTCTCTCTACCCCTTGCTGCCCGTGTACTACAAGCAGCTGGGTATGACACCCAGCCAGAGCGGACTTCTGGTGGGCATCAGGTACTTTATTGAGTTTTGCAGTGCTCCCTTCTGGGGAGTGGTGGCAGATCGCTTCAAGAAAGGCAAGATCGTCCTCCTGTTTTCGCTTTTatgctgggttttgtttaaCCTGGGCATTGGATTTGTGAGACCAGCCACCTTAAGGTGTGTACCAAAGGGCCttcccccagcacatcccaccaacTCAAGCAGCCTTTTAACAACAATTCCGCAAAACGCCTCCATGTCTTCTCCACTTACCACAGTGAGTGCTGCGTCCCCGAAAGTTCGTGCGAGGAGGGACCTAGTTGCTTCCAGTCCGGTCACTTCGGAAACAACAGGGACACCTAATCCTGATACAACATTCTTGGTACCTACACAGAGCAACGATGAGGATTTTACCTTGGAAAACAGTACCCATTTGATTTTGAAAAGCTCCACCCCTAGCCCAGCCTCATCAGGGAACGCAACGCCGAGCACCACCCCAGCTTCCATCAGCACAAAGCCAATGCCTTCTGACCAAGCTGTGCTCGTTTATGATCAACAAGAAGTAGAGGCTATCTTTCTACTCATTCTGCTGGTTGTGATAATAGGAGAATTTTTCAGTGCTTCCTCTGTTACCATTGTGGACACCATAACTCTGCAGTACCTCGGCAAACACAGGGACCGCTATGGATTGCAGCGTATGTGGGGGtctctgggctgggggctggccATGCTCTCCGTGGGAATTGGCATTGACTATACTCACACAGAAGTTACCGTTGAAGGTCAAGGATGTAAAGCTCCAGAGTACAAGAACTACAGGATCGTTTTCATTGTTTTTGGTGTCCTCATGACAATGGCATTAATTGTGGCCACCCAGTTTCGATTTCACTACGCGCACTTCAAGCAAgatgaaaataagagaaaggAGGTAGAGATCTCACAGGTGGACAGAAATGCCTCCAATGAATCTTCAGATAACACTCCTACCAGTATGAGCCAGTCGCATTCTTTCAGTTTTTGGGACCTAATTAAACTGCTGTGCAGTGTCCAGTATGGCTCCGTGCTCTTTGTGGCCTGGTTCATGGGGTTTGGATATGGCTTTGTGTTCACCTTTCTGTACTGGCACTTGGAAGACCTGAATGGCACCACCACTCTCTTTGGAGTTTGTTCTGTGCTCAGTCATGTGTCTGAGCTGACTGCCTATTTCTTCAGCCACAAACTCATTGAATTGGTTGGTCACATCAG aGTGCTCTACATTGGCCTTGCCTGTAATACAGCACGATACATTTACATCTCATATCTGGAAAATGCCTGGACTGTTCTTCCGATGGAAGTGCTTCAAG GTGTCACACACGCAGCAATCTGGGCAGCCTGCATCTCGTACCTGAGCGCAGCGGTGCCTCCGGAGCTGAGAACGTCGGCACAGGGAATACTGCAGGGGCTccacctggggctgggcaggggatgCGGAGCCATGGTTGGAGGGGTTTTGGTCAATTACTTCG GTCCTGCTGCCACATTCAGAGGAATAGGAATGGCTTGTTTAGTGATTCTGCTTCTGTTTGCACTGATCCAGTGGATGTTGGTTCCTGATGAAGAAGAAG AAAAGACAATGCTGGCGGAAAGGATTCCAGTGCCTTCCAGTCCTGTTCCCATAGCAACTATTGACCTTGTGCAACAGCAGTCGGAAGATATCATGCCTCGGACTGAGCCCAGACTGCCTCCAAAGAAAACTAAACACCAAGAAGAGCAAGAGGATGTGAACAAGCCTGCCTGGGGCATCAGTTCTTCTCCGTGGGTCACCTTAGCTTATGCTGTCTACCAGATAAAAGAGATGGTTAAACTATCCAAAACCAACCCAGCTCCTGAGAATCAGCCTTTACAG
- the MFSD6 gene encoding major facilitator superfamily domain-containing protein 6 isoform X2, with protein MATDDKVAILTDDEEEQKRKYVLADPFNGVSKDQDLPPNNESPSTETTTVLDEELDWLEKHCVKINNDLLISKVFYFFFYSAYGSLYPLLPVYYKQLGMTPSQSGLLVGIRYFIEFCSAPFWGVVADRFKKGKIVLLFSLLCWVLFNLGIGFVRPATLRCVPKGLPPAHPTNSSSLLTTIPQNASMSSPLTTVSAASPKVRARRDLVASSPVTSETTGTPNPDTTFLVPTQSNDEDFTLENSTHLILKSSTPSPASSGNATPSTTPASISTKPMPSDQAVLVYDQQEVEAIFLLILLVVIIGEFFSASSVTIVDTITLQYLGKHRDRYGLQRMWGSLGWGLAMLSVGIGIDYTHTEVTVEGQGCKAPEYKNYRIVFIVFGVLMTMALIVATQFRFHYAHFKQDENKRKEVEISQVDRNASNESSDNTPTSMSQSHSFSFWDLIKLLCSVQYGSVLFVAWFMGFGYGFVFTFLYWHLEDLNGTTTLFGVCSVLSHVSELTAYFFSHKLIELVGHIRVLYIGLACNTARYIYISYLENAWTVLPMEVLQGVTHAAIWAACISYLSAAVPPELRTSAQGILQGLHLGLGRGCGAMVGGVLVNYFGPAATFRGIGMACLVILLLFALIQWMLVPDEEEEKTMLAERIPVPSSPVPIATIDLVQQQSEDIMPRTEPRLPPKKTKHQEEQEDVNKPAWGISSSPWVTLAYAVYQIKEMVKLSKTNPAPENQPLQFVFCMLLGKVQLGKEMEENQ; from the exons ATGGCAACTGATGATAAGGTGGCCATTCTAACCGACGATGAAgaagaacagaagagaaagtaTGTGCTTGCTGATCCTTTCAATGGCGTTTCCAAGGATCAAGACTTGCCACCCAATAATGAATCCCCTTCGACAGAGACAACCACTGTCCTAGATGAAGAGCTGGATTGGTTAGAAAAGCACTGTGTCAAAATAAACAACGATCTtctgatctcaaaggtcttctattttttcttctattctgCGTATGGCTCTCTCTACCCCTTGCTGCCCGTGTACTACAAGCAGCTGGGTATGACACCCAGCCAGAGCGGACTTCTGGTGGGCATCAGGTACTTTATTGAGTTTTGCAGTGCTCCCTTCTGGGGAGTGGTGGCAGATCGCTTCAAGAAAGGCAAGATCGTCCTCCTGTTTTCGCTTTTatgctgggttttgtttaaCCTGGGCATTGGATTTGTGAGACCAGCCACCTTAAGGTGTGTACCAAAGGGCCttcccccagcacatcccaccaacTCAAGCAGCCTTTTAACAACAATTCCGCAAAACGCCTCCATGTCTTCTCCACTTACCACAGTGAGTGCTGCGTCCCCGAAAGTTCGTGCGAGGAGGGACCTAGTTGCTTCCAGTCCGGTCACTTCGGAAACAACAGGGACACCTAATCCTGATACAACATTCTTGGTACCTACACAGAGCAACGATGAGGATTTTACCTTGGAAAACAGTACCCATTTGATTTTGAAAAGCTCCACCCCTAGCCCAGCCTCATCAGGGAACGCAACGCCGAGCACCACCCCAGCTTCCATCAGCACAAAGCCAATGCCTTCTGACCAAGCTGTGCTCGTTTATGATCAACAAGAAGTAGAGGCTATCTTTCTACTCATTCTGCTGGTTGTGATAATAGGAGAATTTTTCAGTGCTTCCTCTGTTACCATTGTGGACACCATAACTCTGCAGTACCTCGGCAAACACAGGGACCGCTATGGATTGCAGCGTATGTGGGGGtctctgggctgggggctggccATGCTCTCCGTGGGAATTGGCATTGACTATACTCACACAGAAGTTACCGTTGAAGGTCAAGGATGTAAAGCTCCAGAGTACAAGAACTACAGGATCGTTTTCATTGTTTTTGGTGTCCTCATGACAATGGCATTAATTGTGGCCACCCAGTTTCGATTTCACTACGCGCACTTCAAGCAAgatgaaaataagagaaaggAGGTAGAGATCTCACAGGTGGACAGAAATGCCTCCAATGAATCTTCAGATAACACTCCTACCAGTATGAGCCAGTCGCATTCTTTCAGTTTTTGGGACCTAATTAAACTGCTGTGCAGTGTCCAGTATGGCTCCGTGCTCTTTGTGGCCTGGTTCATGGGGTTTGGATATGGCTTTGTGTTCACCTTTCTGTACTGGCACTTGGAAGACCTGAATGGCACCACCACTCTCTTTGGAGTTTGTTCTGTGCTCAGTCATGTGTCTGAGCTGACTGCCTATTTCTTCAGCCACAAACTCATTGAATTGGTTGGTCACATCAG aGTGCTCTACATTGGCCTTGCCTGTAATACAGCACGATACATTTACATCTCATATCTGGAAAATGCCTGGACTGTTCTTCCGATGGAAGTGCTTCAAG GTGTCACACACGCAGCAATCTGGGCAGCCTGCATCTCGTACCTGAGCGCAGCGGTGCCTCCGGAGCTGAGAACGTCGGCACAGGGAATACTGCAGGGGCTccacctggggctgggcaggggatgCGGAGCCATGGTTGGAGGGGTTTTGGTCAATTACTTCG GTCCTGCTGCCACATTCAGAGGAATAGGAATGGCTTGTTTAGTGATTCTGCTTCTGTTTGCACTGATCCAGTGGATGTTGGTTCCTGATGAAGAAGAAG AAAAGACAATGCTGGCGGAAAGGATTCCAGTGCCTTCCAGTCCTGTTCCCATAGCAACTATTGACCTTGTGCAACAGCAGTCGGAAGATATCATGCCTCGGACTGAGCCCAGACTGCCTCCAAAGAAAACTAAACACCAAGAAGAGCAAGAGGATGTGAACAAGCCTGCCTGGGGCATCAGTTCTTCTCCGTGGGTCACCTTAGCTTATGCTGTCTACCAGATAAAAGAGATGGTTAAACTATCCAAAACCAACCCAGCTCCTGAGAATCAGCCTTTACAG
- the MFSD6 gene encoding major facilitator superfamily domain-containing protein 6 isoform X4 gives MATDDKVAILTDDEEEQKRKYVLADPFNGVSKDQDLPPNNESPSTETTTVLDEELDWLEKHCVKINNDLLISKVFYFFFYSAYGSLYPLLPVYYKQLGMTPSQSGLLVGIRYFIEFCSAPFWGVVADRFKKGKIVLLFSLLCWVLFNLGIGFVRPATLRCVPKGLPPAHPTNSSSLLTTIPQNASMSSPLTTVSAASPKVRARRDLVASSPVTSETTGTPNPDTTFLVPTQSNDEDFTLENSTHLILKSSTPSPASSGNATPSTTPASISTKPMPSDQAVLVYDQQEVEAIFLLILLVVIIGEFFSASSVTIVDTITLQYLGKHRDRYGLQRMWGSLGWGLAMLSVGIGIDYTHTEVTVEGQGCKAPEYKNYRIVFIVFGVLMTMALIVATQFRFHYAHFKQDENKRKEVEISQVDRNASNESSDNTPTSMSQSHSFSFWDLIKLLCSVQYGSVLFVAWFMGFGYGFVFTFLYWHLEDLNGTTTLFGVCSVLSHVSELTAYFFSHKLIELVGHIRVLYIGLACNTARYIYISYLENAWTVLPMEVLQGVTHAAIWAACISYLSAAVPPELRTSAQGILQGLHLGLGRGCGAMVGGVLVNYFGPAATFRGIGMACLVILLLFALIQWMLVPDEEEEKTMLAERIPVPSSPVPIATIDLVQQQSEDIMPRTEPRLPPKKTKHQEEQEDVNKPAWGISSSPWVTLAYAVYQIKEMVKLSKTNPAPENQPLQCS, from the exons ATGGCAACTGATGATAAGGTGGCCATTCTAACCGACGATGAAgaagaacagaagagaaagtaTGTGCTTGCTGATCCTTTCAATGGCGTTTCCAAGGATCAAGACTTGCCACCCAATAATGAATCCCCTTCGACAGAGACAACCACTGTCCTAGATGAAGAGCTGGATTGGTTAGAAAAGCACTGTGTCAAAATAAACAACGATCTtctgatctcaaaggtcttctattttttcttctattctgCGTATGGCTCTCTCTACCCCTTGCTGCCCGTGTACTACAAGCAGCTGGGTATGACACCCAGCCAGAGCGGACTTCTGGTGGGCATCAGGTACTTTATTGAGTTTTGCAGTGCTCCCTTCTGGGGAGTGGTGGCAGATCGCTTCAAGAAAGGCAAGATCGTCCTCCTGTTTTCGCTTTTatgctgggttttgtttaaCCTGGGCATTGGATTTGTGAGACCAGCCACCTTAAGGTGTGTACCAAAGGGCCttcccccagcacatcccaccaacTCAAGCAGCCTTTTAACAACAATTCCGCAAAACGCCTCCATGTCTTCTCCACTTACCACAGTGAGTGCTGCGTCCCCGAAAGTTCGTGCGAGGAGGGACCTAGTTGCTTCCAGTCCGGTCACTTCGGAAACAACAGGGACACCTAATCCTGATACAACATTCTTGGTACCTACACAGAGCAACGATGAGGATTTTACCTTGGAAAACAGTACCCATTTGATTTTGAAAAGCTCCACCCCTAGCCCAGCCTCATCAGGGAACGCAACGCCGAGCACCACCCCAGCTTCCATCAGCACAAAGCCAATGCCTTCTGACCAAGCTGTGCTCGTTTATGATCAACAAGAAGTAGAGGCTATCTTTCTACTCATTCTGCTGGTTGTGATAATAGGAGAATTTTTCAGTGCTTCCTCTGTTACCATTGTGGACACCATAACTCTGCAGTACCTCGGCAAACACAGGGACCGCTATGGATTGCAGCGTATGTGGGGGtctctgggctgggggctggccATGCTCTCCGTGGGAATTGGCATTGACTATACTCACACAGAAGTTACCGTTGAAGGTCAAGGATGTAAAGCTCCAGAGTACAAGAACTACAGGATCGTTTTCATTGTTTTTGGTGTCCTCATGACAATGGCATTAATTGTGGCCACCCAGTTTCGATTTCACTACGCGCACTTCAAGCAAgatgaaaataagagaaaggAGGTAGAGATCTCACAGGTGGACAGAAATGCCTCCAATGAATCTTCAGATAACACTCCTACCAGTATGAGCCAGTCGCATTCTTTCAGTTTTTGGGACCTAATTAAACTGCTGTGCAGTGTCCAGTATGGCTCCGTGCTCTTTGTGGCCTGGTTCATGGGGTTTGGATATGGCTTTGTGTTCACCTTTCTGTACTGGCACTTGGAAGACCTGAATGGCACCACCACTCTCTTTGGAGTTTGTTCTGTGCTCAGTCATGTGTCTGAGCTGACTGCCTATTTCTTCAGCCACAAACTCATTGAATTGGTTGGTCACATCAG aGTGCTCTACATTGGCCTTGCCTGTAATACAGCACGATACATTTACATCTCATATCTGGAAAATGCCTGGACTGTTCTTCCGATGGAAGTGCTTCAAG GTGTCACACACGCAGCAATCTGGGCAGCCTGCATCTCGTACCTGAGCGCAGCGGTGCCTCCGGAGCTGAGAACGTCGGCACAGGGAATACTGCAGGGGCTccacctggggctgggcaggggatgCGGAGCCATGGTTGGAGGGGTTTTGGTCAATTACTTCG GTCCTGCTGCCACATTCAGAGGAATAGGAATGGCTTGTTTAGTGATTCTGCTTCTGTTTGCACTGATCCAGTGGATGTTGGTTCCTGATGAAGAAGAAG AAAAGACAATGCTGGCGGAAAGGATTCCAGTGCCTTCCAGTCCTGTTCCCATAGCAACTATTGACCTTGTGCAACAGCAGTCGGAAGATATCATGCCTCGGACTGAGCCCAGACTGCCTCCAAAGAAAACTAAACACCAAGAAGAGCAAGAGGATGTGAACAAGCCTGCCTGGGGCATCAGTTCTTCTCCGTGGGTCACCTTAGCTTATGCTGTCTACCAGATAAAAGAGATGGTTAAACTATCCAAAACCAACCCAGCTCCTGAGAATCAGCCTTTACAG